In a genomic window of Cynocephalus volans isolate mCynVol1 chromosome 1, mCynVol1.pri, whole genome shotgun sequence:
- the LOC134371427 gene encoding keratin-associated protein 21-2-like isoform X3 has product MGGNYYGNSCGGFGYGSGCGSGSGCSSGCGYGSGCGYGSGCGYGSGCSSGYGSGCGYGCGYGSGCGYGSKYGQSCGYGSGSCSYRPLCYRKSYSSC; this is encoded by the exons ATGGGTGGCAACTACTATGGAAACTCCTGTGGGGGTTTTGGATATGGCTCTGGTTGTGGCTCTGGATCTGGATGTAGCTCtggctgtggatacggctctgGCTGTGGCTATGGCTCTGGCTGCGGCTATGGCTCTGGCTGCAGCTCTGGCTATGGCTCTGGCTGTGGATA tggctgtggatacggctctgGCTGTGGATACGGATCTAAATATGGACAAAGCTGTGGATATGGCTCTGGATCCTGTAGCTACCGACCACTTTGCTACAGAAAATCCTATTCCTCTTGCTGA
- the LOC134371427 gene encoding keratin-associated protein 6-2-like isoform X1 encodes MGGNYYGNSCGGFGYGSGCGSGSGCSSGCGYGSGCGYGSGCGYGSGCSSGYGSGCGYGSKCGYGSRYGCGYGSCGGCGSGCGYGSGCGSNCGYGSGCGYGSGCGYGSKYGQSCGYGSGSCSYRPLCYRKSYSSC; translated from the coding sequence ATGGGTGGCAACTACTATGGAAACTCCTGTGGGGGTTTTGGATATGGCTCTGGTTGTGGCTCTGGATCTGGATGTAGCTCtggctgtggatacggctctgGCTGTGGCTATGGCTCTGGCTGCGGCTATGGCTCTGGCTGCAGCTCTGGCTATGGCTCTGGCTGTGGATATGGCTCTAAATGTGGATATGGCTCCCGATAtggctgtggatacggctcttgtggtggctgtggctctggctgtggatatggctctggctgtggctccaactgtggatacggctctggctgtggatacggctctgGCTGTGGATACGGATCTAAATATGGACAAAGCTGTGGATATGGCTCTGGATCCTGTAGCTACCGACCACTTTGCTACAGAAAATCCTATTCCTCTTGCTGA
- the LOC134371427 gene encoding keratin-associated protein 21-1-like isoform X2: MGGNYYGNSCGGFGYGSGCGSGSGCSSGCGYGSGCGYGSGCGYGSGCSSGYGSGCGYGSKCGYGSRYGCGYGSCGGCGSGCGYGSGSGSCSYRPLCYRKSYSSC; the protein is encoded by the exons ATGGGTGGCAACTACTATGGAAACTCCTGTGGGGGTTTTGGATATGGCTCTGGTTGTGGCTCTGGATCTGGATGTAGCTCtggctgtggatacggctctgGCTGTGGCTATGGCTCTGGCTGCGGCTATGGCTCTGGCTGCAGCTCTGGCTATGGCTCTGGCTGTGGATATGGCTCTAAATGTGGATATGGCTCCCGATAtggctgtggatacggctcttgtggtggctgtggctctggctgtggatatggctc TGGCTCTGGATCCTGTAGCTACCGACCACTTTGCTACAGAAAATCCTATTCCTCTTGCTGA